From a region of the Lactuca sativa cultivar Salinas chromosome 4, Lsat_Salinas_v11, whole genome shotgun sequence genome:
- the LOC111877340 gene encoding uncharacterized protein LOC111877340 yields the protein MTGHEFTLELLHRNPLQCLEVLRMSRESFVRLCAHFRVNYALKDSKHVSVEEKMTMFLMMIGHNQRYVIIKRRFQHSKQTIHKFFHEVLDKMLLFAHDIIVPTSFNPNPNIPGHNRRLRRVFKGAVGALDGTLIHVVVPANKRDLYRSRGKGNCYQNVLAICDFNMMFTFVVAGWEGIAHDSRILSEALANPHAPFPLPPPDKYYLCDAAYANIRGFMAPYRNVRYRLGDFRRRRALTNKEKFNHAHAKLRNVIERAFGVLKARFPILKRMAPFSLNNNAVVDNDEDEIPTHGTAADREYMTHLRDEIAEQLMQNME from the exons ATGACGGGacatgaatttacgttagagttacTTCACCGTAATCCTCTACAATGTCTTGAAGTGCTACGTATGTCCCGTGAATCATTTGTTCGGCTATGTGCTCATTTTAGAGTAAACTACGCGTTAAAGGATAGCAAACATGTGTCGGTTGAGGAGAAGATGACTATGTTTTTGATGATGATCGGTCATAACCAACGTTATGTGATTATCAAGCGGAGATTTCAACACTCAAAGCAAACAATTCATAAGTTTTTTCATGAAGTGTTGGACAAAATGTTGCTTTTCGCACATGACATTATAGTGCCAACTTCTTTTAATCCGAATCCAAACATTCCGGGACATAATAGGAGGCTACGACGGGTGTTCAAGGGAGCAGTTGGTGCACTTgatggcactttgatacatgtTGTTGTCCCTGCAAACAAACGGGATTTATATAGAAGTAGGGGAAAAGGCAATTGTTACCAAAACGTATTGGCAATATGTGACTTCAACATGATGTTTACGTTTGTTGTGGCCGGTTGGGAAGGGATAGCACACGATTCTAGAATTTTATCAGAAGCATTAGCAAATCCACATGCACCATTCCCGCTCCCACCACCAG ataaatattatctttgtgatgccgCCTATGCAAACATTCGAGGTTTTATGGCACCGTACCGTAATGTAAGGTATCGGCTTGGAGATTTCCGTCGAAGACGTGCATTAAcgaataaagaaaaatttaaccATGCACACGCAAAACTTCGGAATGTCATTGAGCGGGCTTTTGGTGTCTTGAAAGCACGATTCCCTATATTGAAGAGGATGGCACCATTCTCGTTG AATAACAATGCAGTCGTTGATAATGATGAAGATGAGATTCCAACACATGGTACTGCAGCGGACCGTGAATATATGACCCATTTACGGGATGAAATTGCCGAACAATTGATGCAAAATATGGAATGA